A window from Onychostoma macrolepis isolate SWU-2019 chromosome 07, ASM1243209v1, whole genome shotgun sequence encodes these proteins:
- the pamr1a gene encoding inactive serine protease PAMR1 translates to MLFPSGQLAVSAGIWMPSKCGYHAGSLPIFLYLLQLLGTGASWPNVFRSQEDKCPGPQWNAMCRTCCEYEQISCKCPSQGTKVGYAVPCCRNVLDECDPCILHQGCSIFDNCKTCNNGTWQAKDDFYIRGRYCTSCRRGWSGGDCLTCGEVIQRPHGHVTLESYPINAKCEWTLQVGQGATMELRFSMISLESDHSCRYDYVEVRDGDSPKSPVIGRYCGDESPLPIRSSRNSLHIRFVSDGYNNYDGFFATFQEVSGQAPPLCASPKKPPHGDLFLRYKEGDILTSVQYLCYKPYKLKGASQRACLPNGTWSGSAPVCIKEVTIKDCPPPPQLHSGYYTEVSGSDGRIKYVEYFCNNTYILSGDSKRTCQKNGTWSGSQPLCVRACKEPKVSKLVRQKVLKYQPPSRKSPVHKLYSASSQRGTEADTLEKAFNAFGDLPPTFHHVYTSIEYECVSALYKHSGSARRTCLKTGKWSGRHFSCSPVCGKLPAASPQNFTEIHWPWHAAIYTRLYNASPLMARTKRRGDTFAIDEEEEGDEDKEWIKKDQRWQLVCSGALVNQHWVVVAAHCVTEPGQTEALSTDDLNVVMGKHYLSDLRENKRLQHIQISQILIHPNYDPHVLDSDLAILKLVDKARISEYVSPVCLPRLQGGEVTAKQAFLTGWSIAGQHRAHTDSEAARTGLIELADVLKCERQFSKHGVPISMTDNMLCGRQHPLSPSMICPSETGGIILSLSADSQPTFPPSRSEDADSHHAWELLGLVSFGYDLRGCNPDLYTIYTRVANFKNWIEKKIT, encoded by the exons ATGCTCTTTCCCTCAGGCCAGCTGGCTGTGAGCGCAGGGATATGGATGCCCTCTAAGTGTGGATACCATGCTGGTTCGCTCCCTATCTTTCTTTATCTTCTTCAGCTTTTAGGCACTGGAGCATCTTGGCCCAATG TTTTTAGGTCGCAGGAGGATAAATGTCCCGGCCCACAGTGGAACGCCATGTGCCGTACCTGCTGTGAGTATGAGCAGATTTCATGTAAGTGCCCATCTCAGGGAACGAAAGTGGGCTACGCTGTACCCTGCTGTCGAAACGTTTTGGATGAGTGTGACCCCTGCATCCTTCACCAGG GTTGCAGCATTTTTGATAACTGCAAGACTTGCAACAATGGCACCTGGCAGGCCAAGGATGATTTCTACATCAGAGGCAGGTACTGCACATCGTGTCGTCGAGGGTGGTCTGGTGGAGACTGTCTCA CATGCGGAGAAGTTATACAGAGACCACATGGTCATGTGACTTTAGAAAGTTATCCAATCAATGCCAAATGTGAATGGACACTACAAGTTGGCCAAGGAGCAACAATGGAACTCAG GTTCTCCATGATTAGTCTAGAATCTGACCATAGTTGTCGATATGACTATGTAGAGGTGCGGGATGGGGACAGTCCAAAGTCACCTGTGATTGGCAGATACTGTGGGGATGAAAGCCCTTTACCAATCAGAAGTTCCAGAAACTCTCTGCATATTCGTTTTGTGTCAGATGGCTACAATAACTATGATGGGTTTTTTGCTACTTTCCAGGAAGTCTCAG GACAAGCACCACCTCTCTGTGCAAGCCCCAAGAAGCCACCACACGGAGATCTCTTCCTGCGGTACAAGGAAGGTGACATCCTCACCTCGGTTCAGTATCTTTGCTATAAACCGTACAAGCTCAAGGGAGCATCTCAGCGGGCATGCCTTCCCAATGGCACTTGGAGTGGCAGTGCTCCTGTGTGCATAAAGG AAGTGACCATAAAAGACTGTCCACCTCCACCACAACTCCACAGTGGATACTACACTGAGGTTTCAGGCTCTGATGGCAGAATAAAATATGTTGAATATTTCTGCAACAATACATATATTCTTAGTGGAGACTCAAAAAGAACATGCCAGAAGAATGGGACCTGGAGTGGCAGTCAGCCCCTGTGTGTCAGAG CTTGTAAAGAACCTAAAGTTTCTAAACTTGTGCGGCAGAAGGTCTTGAAATACCAACCTCCTTCCag GAAAAGTCCAGTCCACAAGCTGTACTCTGCATCCAGTCAGAGAGGGACTGAAGCAGACACACTGGAGAAAGCCTTTAATGCTTTTGGAGATTTGCCACCAACTTTCCACCATGTGTACACCAGCATAGAATATGAGTGTGTTTCAGCGCTTTACAAGCATTCTGGTAGCGCACGCCGCACATGCCTAAAGACTGGAAAGTGGAGTGGTCGCCATTTCTCCTGTTCACCAG TATGCGGTAAATTACCAGCTGCCAGTCCCCAGAATTTCACAGAGATTCACTGGCCATGGCATGCTGCCATATATACCCGTCTGTACAATGCCAGCCCTCTTATGGCAAGGACTAAAAGACGGGGGGACACATTTGCCATtgatgaggaagaggagggaGATGAAGATAAAGAATGGATTAAGAAGGACCAGAGATGGCAGCTCGTCTGCAGCGGGGCTCTGGTCAACCAGCACTGGGTTGTGGTGGCTGCTCATTGTGTGACGGAGCCTGGGCAGACTGAGGCGCTCAGTACAGATGATCTAAATGTAGTGATGGGAAAACATTACCTCAGTGACCTTAGAGAGAACAAGAGACTACAGCACATACAG ATCTCTCAGATCTTGATCCATCCGAACTACGATCCACATGTCTTAGACTCCGACCTGGCCATACTGAAGCTGGTGGACAAAGCTCGAATCAGTGAGTATGTGTCCCCTGTGTGCCTGCCGCGTCTGCAGGGTGGAGAGGTCACTGCAAAGCAGGCCTTCCTCACAGGCTGGTCCATAGCAGGCCAACACAGAGCACACACAGACTCCGAGGCCGCCCGGACCGGACTGATAGAATTAGCTGATGTGCTGAAGTGCGAAAGGCAATTCAGCAAACACGGGGTACCGATCAGTATGACTGACAACATGCTATGTGGACGCCAACATCCACTCAGCCCGTCCATGATCTGCCCTTCTGAAACCGGAGGGATTATTCTTTCACTCTCTGCTGATTCCCAACCCACTTTCCCCCCCAGCAGATCAGAAGATGCTGATTCTCATCATGCTTGGGAACTGCTGGGGCTAGTGAGCTTCGGATATGATCTGCGGGGCTGTAACCCAGATTTGTACACCATCTACACACGGGTAGCAAACTTTAAGAACTGGATCGAAAAGAAAATTACATAG
- the fjx1 gene encoding four-jointed box protein 1, whose translation MRFEIMNVGKVKLCASLCMWLGIVTWIGNMKLHLWFIFVQQSSERDVVFSVANEQVNSSKRHAPVSAGLRDGKTFNILDNAIEHRVFWSAWLDGLSTRVFGVEHERKWREQVRDARVVVLEAGCGRPTNRLATFADGTRACVRYGIDADQVLGETLSYYLAELLGISNLPPLALSKLNLSSEQWASVRGNIEALEWSPNAIVSLTEFIPNVTGVFIPLHLRKQQGGGLQLSAENMSNMTATYLVELMQWSDLIIFDYLTANFDRIVSHIFSLQWDARVMERTTNNLLKTISGHLLFIDNEAGLVHGYRVLDLWERYHRLLLSSSCIFRRSTVRRLSELQRSGNSAKLLCELYRAREPLARELGSLSEEHALTLQSRIDVVYKHIKQCTEIM comes from the coding sequence ATGCGTTTTGAAATCATGAACGTCGGCAAGGTGAAATTATGCGCGTCACTTTGCATGTGGCTTGGAATAGTTACCTGGATTGGAAATATGAAGTTGCATCTTTGGTTCATATTTGTCCAACAATCCTCTGAACGGGACGTTGTATTTTCCGTTGCAAACGAGCAGGTAAATAGTTCTAAAAGACACGCGCCGGTGAGCGCAGGATTGCGCGATGGgaaaacttttaatattctgGATAACGCGATCGAGCACCGGGTCTTCTGGAGCGCGTGGCTGGACGGTCTCTCCACTCGTGTTTTTGGCGTGGAGCACGAGAGGAAGTGGAGAGAGCAGGTTCGGGACGCTCGGGTGGTTGTGCTGGAAGCGGGCTGCGGCAGACCCACAAACCGCCTAGCGACCTTCGCCGACGGGACGAGAGCATGCGTGCGATACGGCATCGACGCGGATCAAGTGCTGGGCGAAACGCTCTCGTACTATCTAGCGGAACTGCTTGGGATTTCCAACCTTCCGCCCTTGGCGCTTTCCAAACTGAACCTGTCCAGTGAGCAGTGGGCAAGTGTGCGAGGAAATATCGAGGCGTTAGAGTGGTCTCCAAATGCCATTGTGTCTCTCACTGAGTTCATCCCAAATGTCACTGGAGTGTTTATTCCATTGCATTTGCGGAAACAGCAAGGAGGAGGTCTGCAACTCTCTGCTGAGAATATGTCGAACATGACTGCAACGTATCTGGTTGAGTTAATGCAGTGGAGTGATCTAatcatatttgattatttaacaGCCAACTTTGATCGAATTGTCAGTCACATTTTCAGTCTCCAGTGGGACGCGCGCGTGATGGAGAGGACCACTAATAACCTTCTCAAAACAATCAGCGGACATTTGCTTTTTATTGATAACGAGGCAGGGCTTGTTCACGGATACAGAGTGCTTGACCTGTGGGAACGATATCACAGACTACTGCTGAGTTCGTCGTGTATATTTCGCAGAAGTACAGTCCGGCGTTTATCTGAGTTGCAGCGCTCCGGAAACAGCGCGAAGCTGCTGTGTGAACTGTACCGCGCGAGGGAACCGTTGGCGCGTGAACTGGGCTCTCTGTCTGAAGAGCACGCGCTTACGTTGCAGAGCAGGATTGATGTGGTTTACAAACACATTAAGCAGTGCACAGAAATCATGTAG